From Pseudomonas vanderleydeniana, the proteins below share one genomic window:
- a CDS encoding RodZ domain-containing protein, with amino-acid sequence MKAAHPEVVAATRENPGETLRQARESNGWTLAEVALKLNLTSSSLSNLEAGAFDKLPGHTFARGYIRAYAKLLGMDQTVLVQQFDLCTGTDSQGSNVHALGRIEEPVRVSHTILRIVSLLLLIAVIGGGFVWWQDQTSQRTKDQAAISMEHVEVESADGTTQIHPIDEPEDQAVAQNQSNPEAEPAAPAAEAAVPAPATTPAAPAAQAVVPVPHAAQSLVVPPQPAPSPVSPVSPTAPVNGAPSAPAATSAPVAGAGQVHVTFIADCWTQVTDGAGKVLFSGLKRKGDSLEVSGKPPFAVRLGYAKGAQVSYNGQAVDVAPFTSGETARLKLGQ; translated from the coding sequence ATGAAAGCGGCGCATCCAGAAGTTGTAGCAGCCACTCGCGAAAATCCCGGTGAGACCCTGCGTCAGGCCCGCGAAAGCAATGGTTGGACGCTGGCCGAGGTGGCCCTGAAGCTCAACCTGACCAGCAGCTCCCTGAGCAACCTGGAGGCCGGCGCCTTCGACAAGCTGCCGGGGCATACCTTTGCCCGCGGTTACATCCGTGCCTACGCCAAGTTGCTGGGCATGGACCAGACCGTGCTGGTGCAGCAGTTCGACCTGTGCACCGGTACCGACTCACAGGGCAGTAATGTTCACGCCCTCGGTCGTATCGAGGAACCCGTGCGGGTTTCCCACACCATTTTGCGAATTGTCAGCTTGTTGCTGCTCATTGCCGTGATCGGTGGTGGCTTTGTCTGGTGGCAGGACCAGACCAGCCAGCGCACCAAGGACCAGGCGGCGATCAGCATGGAACATGTCGAAGTCGAAAGCGCCGACGGCACCACGCAGATTCATCCGATCGACGAGCCGGAAGACCAGGCTGTCGCGCAGAACCAATCCAATCCGGAGGCAGAGCCTGCCGCCCCTGCTGCTGAAGCCGCTGTTCCGGCCCCGGCTACCACCCCGGCTGCCCCTGCCGCCCAGGCCGTCGTGCCGGTGCCGCATGCGGCGCAATCGCTGGTGGTGCCACCGCAGCCGGCGCCAAGCCCGGTTTCGCCGGTGTCGCCAACTGCCCCGGTCAATGGCGCCCCGAGCGCCCCGGCCGCGACCAGCGCGCCGGTCGCTGGTGCCGGGCAGGTCCACGTGACCTTTATCGCCGATTGCTGGACCCAGGTCACCGACGGCGCTGGCAAGGTGCTGTTCAGCGGTCTCAAGCGCAAGGGCGACTCGCTCGAAGTCAGTGGCAAGCCACCGTTTGCGGTACGCCTGGGCTATGCCAAGGGCGCACAGGTCAGCTACAACGGGCAGGCGGTCGATGTCGCCCCGTTCACCAGCGGCGAGACTGCTCGCCTGAAGCTAGGTCAATAA
- the hscB gene encoding co-chaperone HscB, which translates to MGTPCHFALFELQPGFTLDLDQLAARYRELARAVHPDRFADASEREQRLALERSASLNEAYQTLKSPPKRARYLLAMNGGELPVEVTVHDPDFLMQQMQWREELEDLQDDADLPGIAAFKRRLKAAQDELNESFAACWNDAAQRERAERLMRRMQFLDKLTYEVRQLEERLDD; encoded by the coding sequence GTGGGTACTCCTTGTCATTTCGCCTTGTTCGAGCTGCAACCTGGCTTCACGCTGGACCTCGATCAGTTGGCCGCGCGCTATCGCGAGTTGGCGCGCGCCGTTCATCCGGACCGTTTCGCCGATGCTTCCGAGCGTGAGCAGCGCCTGGCGCTCGAGCGTTCGGCCAGCCTCAACGAGGCCTACCAGACCCTCAAGAGCCCGCCCAAGCGCGCGCGCTACCTGCTGGCTATGAATGGCGGCGAGCTGCCGGTGGAAGTCACCGTGCACGATCCCGATTTCCTCATGCAGCAGATGCAGTGGCGTGAGGAGCTCGAGGACCTGCAGGACGATGCCGACCTGCCGGGCATTGCCGCCTTCAAGCGGCGCCTGAAGGCGGCCCAGGATGAGTTGAACGAAAGCTTCGCAGCTTGCTGGAACGATGCCGCGCAACGCGAACGGGCCGAGCGCCTGATGCGGCGCATGCAGTTCCTCGACAAGCTCACCTACGAAGTGCGCCAGCTAGAAGAGCGCCTCGACGATTAA
- the iscU gene encoding Fe-S cluster assembly scaffold IscU yields the protein MAYSEKVIDHYENPRNVGKMNAEDPDVGTGMVGAPACGDVMRLQIKVNEQGIIEDAKFKTYGCGSAIASSSLATEWMKGKTLDEAETIKNTQLAEELALPPVKIHCSVLAEDAIKAAVRDYKQKKGLI from the coding sequence ATGGCTTATAGTGAAAAGGTCATCGACCACTACGAAAACCCGCGTAACGTCGGCAAGATGAATGCCGAGGATCCGGATGTCGGTACCGGCATGGTCGGCGCCCCGGCGTGCGGTGACGTGATGCGTCTGCAGATCAAGGTCAACGAGCAGGGCATCATCGAAGACGCCAAGTTCAAGACCTACGGCTGCGGTTCGGCCATCGCCTCCAGCTCCCTGGCTACCGAGTGGATGAAGGGCAAGACTCTGGATGAAGCAGAGACCATCAAGAACACTCAGCTGGCCGAAGAACTGGCCCTGCCGCCAGTGAAGATCCACTGCTCCGTGCTCGCCGAAGACGCCATCAAGGCCGCTGTTCGCGACTACAAGCAGAAGAAAGGCCTGATCTGA
- a CDS encoding IscS subfamily cysteine desulfurase: MKLPIYLDYSATTPVDPRVAQKMSECLLVDGNFGNPASRSHVFGWKAEESVENARRQVADLVNADPREIVWTSGATESDNLAIKGVAHFYHTKGKHLITSKIEHKAVLDTTRQLEREGFEVTYIEPGEDGLITPAMVEAALREDTILVSVMHVNNEIGTVNDIAAIGELTRSRGVLFHVDAAQSTGKVEIDLQKLKVDLMSFSAHKTYGPKGIGALYVSRKPRVRLEATMHGGGHERGMRSGTLATHQIVGMGEAFRVAKEDMAAENVRIKALSDRFFKQVEHLEELYVNGSMTARVPHNLNLSFNYVEGESLIMALKDLAVSSGSACTSASLEPSYVLRALGRNDELAHSSIRFTFGRFTTEEEIDYAAQKVCEAVTKLRALSPLWDMFKDGVDISKIEWAAH, from the coding sequence ATGAAATTGCCGATTTACCTTGATTACTCAGCGACCACTCCGGTTGATCCGCGTGTCGCGCAAAAGATGAGTGAATGCCTGCTGGTCGACGGGAACTTCGGTAACCCGGCCTCGCGTTCCCACGTGTTCGGCTGGAAAGCCGAGGAGTCCGTGGAGAATGCCCGCCGCCAGGTCGCCGACCTGGTCAACGCCGACCCGCGTGAAATCGTCTGGACTTCCGGTGCCACCGAGTCCGACAACCTGGCGATCAAGGGTGTTGCGCATTTCTACCACACCAAGGGCAAGCACCTGATCACCAGCAAGATCGAGCACAAGGCGGTTCTCGACACCACGCGCCAGCTGGAACGTGAAGGTTTCGAGGTCACCTACATCGAGCCAGGTGAAGACGGCCTGATCACGCCGGCCATGGTTGAAGCCGCGCTGCGTGAAGACACCATCCTGGTGTCGGTGATGCACGTGAACAACGAAATCGGTACCGTCAACGACATCGCCGCGATTGGCGAGCTGACCCGCTCGCGCGGCGTGCTGTTCCACGTTGACGCTGCCCAGTCGACCGGCAAGGTCGAGATCGACCTGCAGAAGCTCAAGGTCGACCTGATGTCCTTCTCCGCCCACAAGACCTACGGTCCCAAAGGCATCGGCGCGCTGTACGTCAGCCGCAAGCCGCGTGTACGCCTGGAAGCCACCATGCACGGTGGCGGTCACGAGCGCGGCATGCGTTCCGGTACCCTGGCGACCCACCAGATCGTCGGCATGGGTGAAGCCTTCCGCGTGGCCAAGGAAGACATGGCTGCCGAGAACGTGCGGATCAAGGCCCTGAGCGACCGTTTCTTCAAGCAGGTCGAGCACCTGGAAGAGCTGTACGTCAACGGCAGCATGACCGCCCGCGTACCGCACAACCTGAACCTGAGCTTCAACTATGTCGAAGGCGAGTCGCTGATCATGGCGCTCAAGGACCTGGCGGTTTCCTCCGGTTCGGCCTGCACCTCGGCTTCGCTGGAACCTTCGTACGTACTGCGTGCCCTGGGCCGCAACGACGAGCTGGCGCACAGCTCGATCCGTTTCACCTTCGGCCGCTTCACCACCGAGGAAGAAATCGACTACGCCGCGCAGAAAGTCTGCGAGGCCGTGACCAAGCTGCGTGCCCTGTCGCCACTGTGGGACATGTTCAAGGATGGCGTCGATATCTCGAAGATCGAGTGGGCGGCACACTAA
- the ispG gene encoding flavodoxin-dependent (E)-4-hydroxy-3-methylbut-2-enyl-diphosphate synthase: protein MHGESPIKRRESRKIWVGSVPVGGDAPIAVQSMTNSDTNDVAATVAQINRLEAAGVDIVRVSVPDMDAAEAFGRIKQQVKVPLVADIHFDYRIALRVAELGVDCLRINPGNIGREDRVRAVVDAARDRGIPIRIGVNAGSLEKDLQKKYGEPTPAALVESALRHVEHLERLNFQDFKVSVKASDVFMAVEAYRLLAKEIVQPLHLGITEAGGLRSGTVKSAVGLGMLLAEGIGDTIRISLAADPVEEVKVGYDILKSLHLRSRGINFIACPSCSRQNFDVVKTMNELEGRLEDLLVPLDVAVIGCVVNGPGEAKEAHVGLTGGTPNLIYIDGKPSQKLTNDNLVDELEKLIRQKAAEKVEADAAVIARG from the coding sequence ATGCACGGCGAATCACCAATCAAGCGTCGCGAATCGCGTAAAATCTGGGTCGGCTCGGTACCGGTAGGCGGCGATGCGCCTATCGCGGTGCAGAGCATGACCAACAGCGACACCAACGATGTGGCGGCCACGGTCGCCCAGATCAACCGCCTGGAAGCGGCTGGCGTCGACATCGTCCGGGTGTCCGTACCGGACATGGATGCGGCCGAAGCCTTCGGCCGGATCAAGCAGCAGGTCAAGGTACCGCTGGTTGCCGATATCCACTTCGACTACAGGATCGCGCTGCGAGTGGCCGAGCTGGGCGTGGACTGCCTGCGCATCAACCCGGGCAACATCGGTCGTGAAGACCGGGTGCGCGCGGTGGTCGATGCCGCCCGCGACCGTGGCATCCCGATCCGTATCGGCGTCAACGCCGGCTCCCTGGAAAAGGATCTGCAGAAGAAGTACGGCGAGCCGACCCCGGCAGCGCTGGTAGAGTCCGCTCTGCGCCACGTGGAGCACCTGGAGCGCCTGAACTTCCAGGACTTCAAGGTCAGCGTGAAGGCTTCCGACGTGTTCATGGCGGTGGAAGCCTACCGCCTGCTGGCCAAGGAAATCGTCCAGCCGCTGCACCTGGGCATCACCGAAGCGGGCGGTTTGCGTTCGGGTACGGTGAAATCGGCGGTCGGCCTCGGTATGCTGCTGGCCGAAGGGATTGGCGATACTATTCGCATCTCGTTGGCGGCCGACCCGGTCGAGGAAGTGAAAGTCGGCTACGACATTCTCAAGTCCCTGCACCTGCGGTCCCGTGGGATCAACTTCATCGCCTGCCCGAGCTGCTCGCGGCAGAACTTCGATGTGGTCAAGACCATGAACGAGCTGGAAGGGCGCCTGGAGGACCTGCTGGTACCGCTGGATGTCGCGGTGATCGGCTGTGTGGTGAACGGTCCCGGTGAAGCCAAGGAGGCCCATGTCGGCCTGACCGGCGGCACCCCCAACCTGATCTACATCGACGGCAAGCCGTCGCAGAAACTGACGAATGACAACCTGGTGGATGAGCTGGAAAAGCTGATCCGGCAGAAGGCGGCCGAAAAGGTCGAAGCTGACGCGGCAGTCATCGCCCGCGGCTGA
- the iscA gene encoding iron-sulfur cluster assembly protein IscA, translating to MAISMTEAAARHVRRSLDGRGKGEGIRLGVRTTGCSGLAYVLEFVDEVVAEDQVFESHGEKVIIDPKSLAYLDGTELDFVKEGLNEGFKFNNPNVRGECGCGESFNV from the coding sequence ATGGCTATCAGCATGACAGAAGCGGCTGCCCGACACGTGCGACGCTCCCTCGACGGGCGCGGCAAGGGTGAGGGTATTCGCCTGGGCGTTCGTACCACAGGCTGCTCCGGCCTTGCCTACGTGCTGGAGTTCGTCGACGAGGTGGTGGCGGAGGATCAGGTGTTCGAGAGTCACGGCGAGAAAGTGATCATCGACCCGAAAAGCCTGGCCTACCTCGATGGCACCGAGCTGGATTTCGTCAAGGAAGGGTTGAACGAAGGCTTCAAGTTCAACAACCCCAACGTGCGCGGTGAGTGTGGCTGCGGCGAAAGCTTCAACGTCTGA
- the iscR gene encoding Fe-S cluster assembly transcriptional regulator IscR produces MRLTTKGRYAVTAMLDLALHAQHGPVSLADISERQGISLSYLEQLFAKLRRSNLVSSVRGPGGGYQLSRDMQGIQVAQVIDAVNESVDATKCQGLGDCHSGDTCLTHHLWCDLSLQIHEFLSGISLADLVTRREVQEVALRQDQRRCNGKAPRLDKIEASAVE; encoded by the coding sequence ATGCGACTGACTACAAAAGGCCGATACGCCGTGACCGCCATGCTTGACCTGGCGTTGCACGCGCAACACGGGCCGGTGTCCCTGGCCGATATCTCCGAGCGCCAAGGCATCTCCCTGTCCTACCTCGAACAGCTGTTCGCCAAGCTGCGCCGCAGCAACCTGGTTTCCAGTGTTCGTGGTCCAGGTGGCGGCTATCAGCTGTCGCGTGACATGCAGGGGATCCAGGTCGCCCAGGTGATCGATGCAGTGAATGAATCGGTCGATGCCACCAAATGCCAGGGGCTGGGTGATTGCCATTCCGGCGACACCTGCCTGACCCACCACCTGTGGTGCGACCTCAGCCTGCAGATCCACGAGTTTCTCAGTGGCATCAGCCTGGCCGACCTTGTCACTCGCCGTGAAGTGCAAGAGGTTGCCCTGCGTCAGGACCAGCGCCGCTGTAATGGCAAGGCGCCGCGCCTGGATAAGATCGAAGCGTCCGCCGTCGAATGA
- the hscA gene encoding Fe-S protein assembly chaperone HscA: MALLQIAEPGQSPQPHQRRLAVGIDLGTTNSLVAALRSGLSEPLADADGQVILPSAVRYHADRVEVGQSARLAASSDPLNTVLSVKRLMGRGLSDVKQLGEQLPYRFVGGESHMPFIDTVQGPKSPVEVSADILRVLRQRAEATLGGELVGAVITVPAYFDDAQRQATKDAARLAGLNVLRLLNEPTAAAVAYGLDQHAEGVVAIYDLGGGTFDISILRLTGGVFEVLATGGDSALGGDDFDHAIAGWIIEQAGLSVDLDPGAQRSLLQAACAAKEALTDAAAVEVAYGDWRAQLTRETFDGLIEPMIARSLKACRRAVRDSNVELEDVHAVVMVGGSTRVPRVREAVAEMFGRQPLTEIDPDQVVAIGAAIQADTLAGNKRDGGELLLLDVIPLSLGLETMGGLMEKVIPRNTTIPVARGQDFTTYKDGQTAMAIHVLQGERELISDCRSLARFELRGIPAMVAGAAKIRVTFQVDADGLLSVSARELGSGVEASIQVKPSYGLTDGEIARMLKDSFQYAGDDKVARVLREQQVDAQRLIEAVQGALEVDGERLLDAEERLVIELQVEELSELIKGTDGHAIEQQTKRLSQVTDAFAARRLDSTVKAALAGRNLNEIEE; this comes from the coding sequence ATGGCCCTACTGCAGATCGCCGAACCAGGCCAAAGCCCACAGCCGCACCAGCGTCGTCTGGCGGTGGGGATTGACCTGGGTACCACCAATTCGCTGGTCGCTGCATTGCGCAGTGGCCTTTCCGAGCCCCTGGCCGATGCCGATGGGCAGGTGATCCTGCCGTCCGCGGTGCGCTATCACGCCGATCGCGTCGAGGTCGGGCAGTCGGCTCGTCTGGCGGCCTCCAGTGATCCGCTCAACACCGTGCTGTCGGTCAAGCGCCTGATGGGGCGTGGCCTGTCGGACGTCAAGCAGTTGGGCGAGCAACTGCCCTATCGCTTCGTCGGTGGCGAGTCGCACATGCCGTTCATCGACACTGTGCAAGGTCCCAAGAGCCCGGTGGAAGTCTCTGCCGATATCCTGCGGGTGCTGCGTCAGCGTGCCGAAGCGACCCTGGGTGGCGAGCTGGTCGGGGCGGTGATCACCGTGCCGGCCTATTTCGATGACGCCCAGCGCCAGGCGACCAAGGATGCCGCGCGTCTGGCGGGCCTGAATGTCCTGCGCCTGCTCAACGAACCGACCGCCGCGGCGGTGGCCTATGGCCTGGACCAGCACGCCGAGGGCGTGGTGGCCATCTATGACCTGGGCGGTGGCACCTTTGATATCTCCATCCTGCGCCTGACCGGCGGGGTGTTCGAGGTCCTGGCCACCGGTGGCGACAGCGCCCTGGGTGGTGATGACTTCGACCATGCGATTGCCGGCTGGATCATCGAGCAGGCCGGCTTGTCGGTTGACCTCGATCCGGGCGCGCAGCGCAGCCTGTTGCAGGCCGCTTGTGCCGCCAAGGAAGCGCTGACCGACGCTGCTGCTGTCGAGGTCGCCTACGGCGACTGGCGCGCGCAGTTGACTCGCGAAACCTTCGACGGGCTGATCGAACCGATGATCGCCCGCAGTCTCAAGGCCTGCCGCCGCGCCGTGCGCGACTCGAACGTCGAGCTGGAAGACGTGCATGCCGTGGTCATGGTCGGTGGTTCGACCCGTGTTCCGCGTGTTCGCGAAGCGGTGGCCGAGATGTTCGGGCGTCAGCCGCTGACCGAGATCGACCCGGATCAGGTGGTGGCCATTGGTGCCGCGATCCAGGCCGATACCCTGGCTGGCAACAAGCGTGACGGTGGCGAGCTGTTGCTGCTGGACGTCATCCCGCTGTCCTTGGGGCTTGAGACCATGGGCGGCCTGATGGAAAAGGTGATCCCGCGCAACACCACGATTCCCGTGGCTCGCGGCCAGGACTTCACCACTTACAAAGACGGCCAGACGGCCATGGCGATTCACGTGCTGCAAGGCGAGCGTGAATTGATCAGTGACTGCCGCTCGCTGGCGCGCTTCGAACTGCGTGGCATTCCGGCGATGGTTGCCGGCGCGGCGAAGATCCGCGTGACCTTCCAGGTCGATGCCGATGGCCTGCTCAGTGTCTCCGCCCGTGAACTGGGTTCGGGTGTCGAGGCCAGCATCCAGGTCAAGCCGTCCTACGGCCTGACCGATGGTGAAATCGCCCGGATGCTCAAGGATTCGTTCCAGTATGCCGGTGACGACAAGGTCGCCCGCGTGCTGCGCGAGCAGCAGGTCGATGCCCAGCGCCTGATCGAGGCGGTGCAGGGTGCGCTGGAAGTGGATGGCGAGCGCCTGCTCGACGCCGAGGAGCGCCTGGTCATCGAGCTGCAGGTAGAGGAACTGAGCGAACTGATAAAAGGGACCGATGGCCATGCCATCGAGCAGCAGACCAAGCGTCTGTCGCAAGTGACCGATGCCTTTGCGGCCCGCCGCCTGGATTCGACGGTGAAAGCCGCGCTGGCCGGACGCAACCTGAACGAGATTGAGGAATAA
- the ndk gene encoding nucleoside-diphosphate kinase, giving the protein MAVQRTFSIIKPDAVAKNVIGEITTRFEKAGLRVVASKLKQLSKAEAEGFYAEHSARGFFADLVAFMTSGPVVVQVLEGENAIVRNRELMGATNPKEAAPGTIRADFAESIDANAVHGSDSEAAAAREIAYFFAATEVTTR; this is encoded by the coding sequence ATGGCTGTTCAACGCACTTTCTCCATCATCAAGCCTGACGCTGTTGCAAAAAACGTCATCGGTGAGATCACCACCCGTTTCGAAAAAGCCGGCCTGCGCGTTGTCGCTTCGAAACTGAAGCAACTGTCCAAGGCCGAAGCCGAAGGCTTCTACGCCGAGCACAGCGCTCGTGGTTTCTTCGCTGACCTGGTTGCCTTCATGACTTCCGGTCCGGTTGTCGTCCAGGTTCTGGAAGGTGAAAACGCCATCGTTCGCAACCGCGAGCTGATGGGCGCTACCAACCCTAAAGAAGCTGCTCCAGGCACCATCCGTGCCGACTTCGCTGAATCCATCGACGCCAACGCCGTTCACGGTTCGGACTCCGAAGCCGCTGCTGCTCGCGAAATCGCTTACTTCTTCGCTGCTACTGAAGTAACCACTCGCTAA
- the pilW gene encoding type IV pilus biogenesis/stability protein PilW yields the protein MTLRVALPVLFAGLLAGCVSTGNVDPMSTGKGRDEARTAYVQLGIGYLQQGQTEQAKIPLKKALELNSSDADANAALALVFQAEMEWDLADQHFRKALSSRPNDARILNNYGGFLYERKQYKQAYERFEQAAADSLYPERSRVYENLGLTALALGDRELARQNMDKSLRLNRQQPRALLEMAELSYEDRHYVPARDYYEQFSKLSEQNARSLLLGIRLAKIYQDRDTVASYGLQLKRLYPGTPEYQQYLSEQ from the coding sequence ATGACCCTGCGCGTAGCGCTCCCCGTACTGTTCGCCGGCCTGTTGGCCGGCTGCGTTTCGACTGGCAATGTCGATCCGATGAGTACCGGCAAGGGGCGTGATGAGGCGCGCACGGCTTATGTGCAACTGGGGATCGGTTACCTGCAGCAGGGCCAGACCGAGCAGGCGAAGATCCCGCTGAAGAAGGCCCTGGAGCTCAACAGCTCCGATGCCGACGCCAACGCCGCCCTGGCGCTGGTGTTCCAGGCCGAAATGGAATGGGACCTGGCCGACCAGCATTTTCGCAAGGCGTTGTCCTCCCGTCCGAACGATGCGCGCATTCTCAACAACTACGGTGGCTTCCTGTACGAGCGCAAGCAGTACAAGCAGGCCTATGAGCGTTTCGAGCAGGCCGCCGCGGACAGCCTGTATCCCGAGCGTTCGCGGGTCTACGAGAACCTGGGCCTGACCGCCCTGGCCCTGGGGGATCGCGAGCTGGCCCGGCAGAACATGGACAAATCCCTGCGACTCAATCGCCAGCAGCCACGTGCATTGCTGGAAATGGCTGAGTTGTCTTACGAAGACAGGCATTATGTGCCCGCGCGCGACTACTACGAGCAGTTCAGCAAGCTCAGCGAGCAGAATGCCCGTAGTCTGTTGCTCGGTATCCGCCTGGCGAAGATTTACCAAGATCGCGACACGGTCGCCAGTTACGGCCTGCAATTAAAACGACTCTATCCCGGTACGCCGGAATATCAGCAATACCTGTCGGAGCAATGA
- the iscX gene encoding Fe-S cluster assembly protein IscX — protein MSLKWTDVLEIAIQLAESKPEIDPISVNFVDLRKWVMELPEFDDKPEHCGEKVLEAIQAHWIEERD, from the coding sequence ATGAGCCTGAAGTGGACGGATGTGCTGGAAATCGCCATCCAACTGGCTGAAAGCAAGCCGGAAATCGACCCGATTTCGGTCAATTTCGTCGATCTGCGCAAGTGGGTCATGGAGTTGCCGGAGTTCGACGACAAGCCGGAACATTGTGGCGAGAAGGTCCTGGAGGCCATCCAGGCCCACTGGATCGAAGAACGCGACTGA
- the rlmN gene encoding 23S rRNA (adenine(2503)-C(2))-methyltransferase RlmN translates to MTTSAVKTNLLGLTQPEMEKFFDSIGEKRFRAGQVMKWIHHFGVDDFDAMTNVSKALREKLKAVAEVRGPEIVSEDISSDGTRKWVVRVASGSCVETVYIPQGKRGTLCVSSQAGCALDCSFCSTGKQGFNSNLTAAEVIGQVWIANKSFGSIPASIDRAITNVVMMGMGEPLLNFDNVIAAMRLMMDDLGYGISKRRVTLSTSGVVPMIDVLAEHIDVSLALSLHAPNDALRNQLVPINKKYPLKMLLESCRRYMDTLGEKRVLTVEYTLLKDVNDQVEHAVEMIELLKDTPCKINLIPFNPFPHSGYERPSNNAIRRFQDLLHQAGYNVTVRTTRGEDIDAACGQLVGQVLDRTRRSERYIAVRELSADADMPRSASSRT, encoded by the coding sequence ATGACTACATCTGCTGTGAAAACCAACCTGCTGGGGCTGACCCAGCCGGAAATGGAGAAATTCTTCGACTCGATCGGGGAGAAGCGTTTCCGTGCCGGCCAGGTAATGAAGTGGATTCACCACTTTGGCGTCGACGACTTCGACGCCATGACGAACGTCAGCAAGGCCTTGCGCGAAAAGCTCAAGGCCGTTGCCGAGGTTCGCGGTCCCGAAATCGTCAGCGAGGACATTTCCAGCGACGGCACCCGCAAGTGGGTGGTGCGCGTGGCGTCCGGCAGCTGTGTCGAGACCGTCTACATTCCCCAGGGCAAGCGCGGCACCTTGTGCGTTTCGTCCCAGGCAGGCTGTGCCCTGGACTGCAGTTTCTGCTCCACCGGCAAGCAAGGCTTCAACAGCAACCTCACCGCCGCCGAAGTGATCGGCCAGGTGTGGATTGCCAATAAATCCTTTGGCAGCATTCCGGCCTCCATCGACCGCGCCATCACCAACGTGGTGATGATGGGCATGGGCGAACCGCTGCTGAACTTCGACAACGTCATCGCTGCCATGCGCCTGATGATGGACGACCTGGGCTACGGCATCTCCAAGCGCCGCGTGACCCTGTCGACCTCCGGCGTGGTACCGATGATCGACGTGCTGGCCGAGCACATCGACGTCTCCCTGGCGTTGTCGCTGCACGCCCCGAACGACGCACTGCGCAACCAGCTGGTACCGATCAACAAGAAGTACCCGCTCAAGATGCTGCTCGAGTCGTGCCGTCGCTACATGGACACCCTGGGCGAGAAACGTGTCCTGACCGTCGAGTACACCCTGCTCAAGGATGTGAACGACCAGGTCGAGCATGCGGTCGAGATGATCGAGCTGCTCAAGGACACGCCGTGCAAGATCAACCTGATCCCGTTCAACCCGTTCCCGCATTCGGGTTACGAGCGCCCGAGCAACAATGCGATCCGGCGCTTCCAGGACCTGCTGCACCAGGCCGGCTACAACGTCACGGTACGTACCACCCGTGGTGAGGACATCGATGCTGCCTGCGGGCAGTTGGTCGGGCAGGTGCTGGATCGCACCCGTCGCAGCGAACGTTATATCGCCGTGCGTGAACTGAGCGCCGATGCCGATATGCCCCGCAGCGCTTCGAGCCGAACCTGA
- the fdx gene encoding ISC system 2Fe-2S type ferredoxin translates to MPQVIFLPHEKFCPDGMVVEAEPGTSILDLAHEHHIEMESACGGVCACTTCHCIIREGFDSLEEADELEEDFLDRAWGLEAQSRLACQAIVGTEDLTVEIPKYSLNHAAEAPH, encoded by the coding sequence ATGCCACAGGTCATTTTCCTGCCCCATGAAAAGTTTTGCCCGGATGGCATGGTGGTCGAGGCCGAGCCCGGTACTTCCATCCTCGATCTGGCCCATGAGCATCACATCGAGATGGAAAGTGCCTGTGGTGGCGTCTGCGCCTGCACCACCTGCCACTGCATCATCCGTGAGGGCTTCGACTCGCTGGAGGAGGCCGACGAGCTGGAAGAGGATTTCCTCGATCGCGCCTGGGGGCTGGAAGCGCAGTCCCGCCTGGCTTGCCAGGCGATCGTCGGCACCGAGGACCTGACGGTCGAGATTCCCAAGTATTCGCTCAACCACGCCGCTGAAGCGCCGCACTGA